The Pseudomonadota bacterium sequence AGGGCCCCTCCCCCGTCGCCGGCACCAGCCACTCCGGCACGGTCATCAGCTTTTCCTCGCGCAAGAAGGCGAGGAGCTGTTGATCCGCTTGCGCACGCCGGCGTTCGAACTCCTCGAAGGACGTGGCCGGCTCGATCATGGGGATGGCCCGGTTGCGACGCTCCTCGAGCTTCAGAAACACCAACGAGCGTTGGTACTCGCGCTCGCCAATCACGCGCATCTCCTGCGCCGTGTACGGGAAGAGCAGCACGTGGCGCAGGTACCAGTCGTACTGCGCTTCGCCGATGCCGCCATGGGGCGGGAGATCACCTTCGATATCCACTAGCCATGCGTGGAACTCGCCGGCCGCTTGCGCCGCCTCCTTCGCCAGGGGCGCGAGCGCCGAATGGTGCTGCGACAGCTCCTCGGCCATGCGCGCGTATACGTTGCGCTCGATGCGCTTCTGCTCGATGGCGAGGCGGGCAAGGTCGCCGCGGGGATCGGTGAGCTGCTGGCGGGCCCGCGCCAACACGCGCGGCACGGCCCGTAGCTTCGCGGCGAACTGTTCGACCTCCCCCTCATCTTCCAGGGGGAGGCGCGGTATAGCGATGGCCCCGAGCATCTTGGGGCCGAAGCCGAGGTTGGTGGTGCTGTAGAAGGCGGGATCGCGAGCCCAGGGTTGGAGCACGCGGTGTTGGAAATCCAGACCTCGCATTTCGGCCAGCAGCAGCATGCGATCGACGCGCAGGGGAATGGGCCAATCAGCGTCGTCGATCGCATCCAGGCGGGCGCGGAGGGTCTGCAGCGCCTCGTGCTGGGCTTGCATGGCGGCGGGGGAGTAGTCGGCGACGCCCTCGCGCCACTCGCCCTGGGCGAGCTGGCGGAAGCGAGTGTAGAGGGCTAGCAGATCGTGGTATCCGGGCACTGACTGGCCGAAATCCGGAGCGTGGCCGCGAGTAGTGAGCCATGGCGACTCGGAACCCTGCGCGCTTGCTACGATCTGGCATGTGGCCACACAAAGCCAAATAGCAAATTCAGCGCACCTCCGACTCCATCGCATCGGGTTCTCCCGTCTTCCCGCCGTACAACAACGATCAGTTTGCGCGAACGCGCCGCGATACGCTCATCGATACCGCAAACACTAGCGAAGCCTAACGGCGAGCCTACAACCCTGGGTTAAGCCAAGCACACTGCACGCGAAACCACCTTGAGCGGTCCTCGCCTTGGTACGGCGATCCCGTCAAGCTCTACCGCATCCTTGCCAACTACCGTGTAAGCTATTCAGGGTCGGAGCGTGGCGGCGAGGCCAGCACGTCGCGCTTTGTTCGAATGCTTAACTTTGCACTAGGATCGGCCGATGGCGCGTATCTTTTTGAGCTATTCACGAGCCAGCATCGAACAAGCGCTGGCACTCGCTCGAGATATCCAGGCGCTCGGTCATACCGTGTGGCTCGATCAGGAGCTCAGTGGCGGGCAAGCGTGGTGGGACCGTATTCTGGAAGAAATCCGTGAATGCGACGCCCTAGTTCTAGCCACAGATCCCGCGTCACTTCGCTCCGCTGCGTGCCGTTGCGAGTACGAATACGCTACAGCAGTCTACGCGCCGATAGTTCCGGTTGTCTTGTCTGCATCAGTCTCACCGAACCTTCTGCCACCTGCGCTACAGAAGCTACACCTAGTCTCTTACACCGAACCAAATCGTGAAGCTGCGCTACGACTTGGGCGCGCCATCTCCTCCGTACGAACGCGGAAACCTCCCCCAGACCCATTGCCGGAACCTCCACGCATCCCAACATCCCCAGCGTCACGCATTAGCTCTCGCCTAAACGTGAGCGGGGAGCTTAGCCGAACCGAACAGGCATCAATACTGCTTGAGTTGCGTCAAGCACTCAGAGAGCCGGAACACGTATCAGATGCAGTCACACTTCTGAAGAGCTTTCGGGCCCGCACCGACCTTTTGGCAGTGGTTTCAGAGGAACTGAATGAGCTACTTCATCGCTACGGCACACAAACCGAGAGCATCTCTTCAGGCGCCTCACCTGCCCAAACTTCAGCCTCAAGCATGGAAAACCGTGGAGATAGTGGAGACCATGCACAGCGGATATCCCCGAGACTAACGGCCGCGCTTATTGGGTTCATAGTAGGCGCGACGATCGGAATTGCTGCGGTAGTGCTTACCGAACCCACTTCACGCTGGCCGATTGGATTGCTCACTGGGTTAGGGATAGGCGCGGCAACTCTGCTCGCCTATCGAGATCGCATTTCGATACTACTTGCTGGCAGCGGTGGCGTTCTCTTGTTCGCGCTCGTCGCTGCGGCACAAGATCCGAGCTGGGTTAGCATCGCCTTTTGCGTGGGGCTTCCATCCGGAAGTACGGCCGGGGGAGTCTTGGGGATAACATGGCGAGTGGTCTGGTCCAGGATCATGCTGCGGCGACGGCAAGGGTAGTCTGTCGGTAGACGGACGAGCATGGAACGTCCCAAAACAAGCATCCAGACAAATCACCCGCAGAGGTCAGGTTGATCCCCAACTTCTACGGAGCGGAGTCAGACGCTCGAGGCTCCCCCCGGACCACGATTCGCAACTCCAGATTTGTGCACCGCTCACGCGACAAAACTTGACCGGCTGCGTCATTCGTAAGAGCATCGTCGCGCGTTGTGGGAGAGACCGGCCGCACGGCCGGCGCCGAAGGAGCAACCGCCCCGGAAACTCTCAGGTACCGAGGACCGCTGCGCACAAAACACTCTGGAGAGCGGTGAGCCCACGTGCTCACCCACCGAAGGGGACAAGGTGCGGCGGCCGCCACACCCGAATCTTTCAGGTCCACGTGACAGAGGGGGCAAGACACCCGGCGGGCGCTCACGAGGTGCTGGCCGGCTCTCTTGGCTGACCGCACCCTCTGGAGCCCACGTGAGCACGACGCGCCCCATCGACATCGACCTCACCGCCAACCCCGCGGACGAGAGCACCCCCCACTACAAGCCCTACGACTTCGCCAACCGCCGCCACATCGGCCCATCGCAGCCCGAGATGGACGCGATGCTCGAGGCCCTCGGCGTCGACAGCCTCGAGGCGCTGATCGAGCAGACCATCCCCGCCAACCTGCGCCTGCAGGAGCCGCTGGACTTCGGTCCCGGCATGGCCGAGGGCGACGCCCTGAA is a genomic window containing:
- a CDS encoding DUF885 family protein, which translates into the protein MPGYHDLLALYTRFRQLAQGEWREGVADYSPAAMQAQHEALQTLRARLDAIDDADWPIPLRVDRMLLLAEMRGLDFQHRVLQPWARDPAFYSTTNLGFGPKMLGAIAIPRLPLEDEGEVEQFAAKLRAVPRVLARARQQLTDPRGDLARLAIEQKRIERNVYARMAEELSQHHSALAPLAKEAAQAAGEFHAWLVDIEGDLPPHGGIGEAQYDWYLRHVLLFPYTAQEMRVIGEREYQRSLVFLKLEERRNRAIPMIEPATSFEEFERRRAQADQQLLAFLREEKLMTVPEWLVPATGEGPYILPADRDPAKPGPFEAPIQRHFFRQAEDRSPLPLRAHNVPGHLFDALQLRRDERPIRGDARLYFISGIRAEGWAMYLEEMILQAGLLSDRPNTREIHYILQAKRAARVLPEIQMHHNRWTYAEALESLTARTPYWMGPNDAIARFDLELYLRQPGYGIGYYMGKVELEALLAEVAAEQGRGFDLAAFHDRFRASGQIPISLIRWEMTGRDDQVESLW